One Gordonia mangrovi genomic region harbors:
- a CDS encoding gamma-glutamyl-gamma-aminobutyrate hydrolase family protein → MTTAPDPTATHESNTSEVTAHTPIIGVCAAFETATWGFWQQHAAIVPSTYLNKIAAAGAIAVGLAPDERAARNPELILDRIDGLMLIGGLDLTPGSYGAVRTRKTEATEPLRDTFELNLTRAAMHRDMPILGICRGMQILNVATGGTLHQHLRDEGFAEHRPRPGRLDGETFHQVAVRPESHAAALSGSGIQVVNSHHHQGVAVLGEGAVVTAHALPDRLPEAVEWPRHRYVLGVQWHPEAVELTHALTDFVAHTTPMHAGASLP, encoded by the coding sequence GTGACCACCGCACCCGATCCAACCGCCACCCACGAGTCAAACACGTCAGAGGTCACAGCGCACACCCCGATCATCGGAGTCTGCGCGGCTTTCGAAACCGCAACCTGGGGATTCTGGCAACAGCACGCTGCCATCGTCCCGAGTACCTATCTCAACAAGATCGCTGCGGCGGGGGCGATCGCCGTCGGACTGGCGCCCGATGAGCGAGCCGCCCGCAATCCGGAGTTGATCCTCGACCGAATCGACGGACTGATGCTGATCGGGGGTCTCGACCTGACCCCTGGATCCTATGGCGCAGTGCGGACGCGCAAGACCGAGGCCACCGAGCCGCTCCGCGACACGTTCGAGCTGAACCTCACTCGTGCGGCGATGCATCGCGACATGCCGATCCTGGGTATCTGCCGCGGCATGCAGATCCTCAATGTCGCAACCGGCGGGACGCTGCATCAGCATCTGCGCGACGAAGGGTTCGCCGAGCATCGGCCCCGCCCGGGACGGCTGGACGGCGAAACCTTTCACCAGGTCGCGGTTCGTCCGGAGTCGCACGCGGCAGCGTTGTCCGGCAGCGGAATCCAGGTGGTCAACTCTCACCACCACCAGGGTGTCGCTGTGTTGGGAGAAGGAGCCGTGGTCACCGCGCACGCCCTCCCCGATCGACTGCCCGAAGCAGTCGAGTGGCCACGCCACCGCTACGTCCTCGGAGTCCAATGGCATCCGGAAGCCGTCGAACTCACCCACGCCCTGACCGATTTCGTGGCCCACACCACCCCTATGCACGCAGGAGCATCACTGCCATGA
- a CDS encoding aminotransferase family protein gives MTSVQTRHALETRALDHLWMHSNDLEWDDLQEGGLRVFSRGHGSTLIDVHGAEYIDGLAGLFVVAAGHGRTEIGEAMARQAGEIAYTAASNAANPVNIALAEKISSLTPGDLNRVFLCSGGSEAVESAMKIAKQVQVMRGHGKRYKIIARRGSYHGTTFGAASLTGSASEKYFGPFMPGVSKVPNPNQYRNDFGLDGEAGDIMCARFIEQEILAQGPENVAAVIGEPISVANGTHLPSPIYWQMLRDICDRYGVLLIMDEVITGWGRTGKWFAAEHYGVVPDIMTMAKGLSSGYAPVAAVAVRSSIFDDFRPTGQALNHLITFGGHAVAAAAALKNIEILERENLVQRSAEMGTYLYDLAQKLRSHPTVGDVRGGLGLLCAIDFVKNKDTREAWGTSHPFIKFLALRTQEEGLVTRVWDVLHLAPPFVLTRDEAERAIDIVDRCLTEAEAKFADEIQ, from the coding sequence ATGACTTCCGTACAGACCCGCCACGCACTCGAGACGCGCGCACTCGATCACTTGTGGATGCACAGCAACGACCTGGAGTGGGACGACCTGCAGGAGGGTGGCCTACGCGTGTTCAGCCGCGGTCATGGTTCCACCCTCATTGATGTACACGGCGCCGAATACATCGACGGCCTCGCCGGACTCTTCGTGGTAGCCGCCGGTCACGGACGCACCGAGATAGGCGAGGCGATGGCGCGTCAGGCCGGCGAGATTGCCTATACTGCAGCCTCGAACGCGGCGAATCCGGTGAACATTGCACTCGCGGAGAAGATCAGCAGTCTCACGCCGGGGGACCTGAATCGGGTGTTCCTGTGCTCAGGCGGTTCCGAGGCGGTCGAGAGTGCGATGAAGATTGCCAAACAAGTTCAGGTCATGCGCGGACATGGTAAGCGCTACAAGATCATTGCGCGTCGCGGCTCCTACCATGGGACGACGTTCGGGGCAGCAAGTCTGACCGGCAGTGCGAGTGAGAAGTACTTCGGCCCCTTCATGCCCGGCGTCAGCAAGGTCCCCAACCCGAATCAGTACCGCAATGACTTCGGACTCGACGGAGAGGCGGGAGACATCATGTGCGCTCGCTTCATCGAGCAAGAGATCCTCGCACAGGGGCCCGAGAACGTGGCGGCGGTCATCGGTGAACCGATCTCCGTGGCCAACGGTACCCATCTGCCAAGCCCGATCTACTGGCAGATGTTGCGTGACATCTGCGACCGGTACGGCGTTCTACTCATCATGGACGAAGTCATCACCGGCTGGGGACGCACCGGGAAATGGTTCGCCGCAGAGCATTACGGCGTCGTTCCGGACATCATGACAATGGCGAAGGGACTGTCGAGCGGATACGCCCCGGTTGCCGCCGTCGCGGTGCGGTCGTCTATCTTCGATGACTTCCGCCCGACCGGGCAAGCTCTCAACCACTTGATCACGTTCGGCGGGCACGCTGTGGCTGCGGCCGCCGCCCTGAAGAACATCGAGATCCTGGAGCGCGAAAACCTCGTCCAACGATCGGCCGAGATGGGCACCTACCTCTACGATCTGGCTCAAAAGCTGCGCAGTCATCCGACAGTCGGCGATGTTCGCGGTGGACTGGGCCTGCTCTGCGCGATCGACTTCGTCAAGAACAAGGACACCCGAGAGGCGTGGGGCACGTCGCATCCGTTCATCAAGTTCCTGGCACTGCGCACACAGGAGGAGGGGCTGGTCACCCGAGTCTGGGACGTCCTGCACCTGGCACCGCCCTTCGTCCTGACCCGCGACGAAGCCGAACGCGCCATCGACATCGTCGACCGCTGCCTGACCGAGGCCGAAGCGAAGTTCGCGGATGAGATCCAGTGA
- a CDS encoding glutamine synthetase family protein: protein MTDRTGESADSHVLPAGAGSAALLFPDINGNLRGKLVVPSELESESARTVGLPTTDLLLAVDPVDEPITTLTDIGITAGSKDLLLKPDTASVRRMPWLNDDAYLVLGDLNNTDGSTCEVSPRGVLRRALTALSECGLQIMAAFEFEFRLFRADSWEPATSGLSYSMAPLAQVADFVATFRSYAEAMRLGLSVVHSEGAPGLIEVNVDPAVGLDAADIAALLRTAATEAARRHDLRACFMSKPIAREEGSSAHVHFSFWNEGGDNALRGAVDDAHDEFYRRCASGIVQHLPAMSVIYNPTINSFKRLVPGYFAPVTAGCGPDDRSFALRALLRGPRSSRFELRRPGADCNPYLTLAAIAASAYLGLVDTVVPARDELDRHDAPLPNSLESAVSEFRRRDSRLDDVLGARFCRHYLHTREWELHAWQDAVSEWERQRYA, encoded by the coding sequence GTGACAGACCGGACGGGCGAATCCGCCGATAGCCACGTCTTGCCCGCCGGTGCGGGTAGTGCTGCCCTGCTCTTTCCCGACATCAATGGAAATCTGCGCGGCAAGCTGGTGGTGCCGTCCGAGCTCGAGTCCGAGAGCGCGCGCACCGTGGGTCTGCCGACTACCGATCTATTGCTGGCCGTTGACCCGGTTGACGAACCGATCACCACACTCACCGACATCGGCATTACGGCGGGGTCCAAAGACTTGCTGCTGAAACCTGATACAGCATCTGTCCGCCGCATGCCGTGGCTGAACGACGATGCCTACCTTGTGCTCGGCGACCTCAACAACACCGACGGTTCGACATGCGAGGTCAGCCCGCGAGGAGTGCTTCGTCGCGCACTCACGGCGCTGTCGGAATGCGGACTGCAGATCATGGCGGCCTTCGAATTCGAGTTCCGATTGTTCCGCGCCGACTCGTGGGAACCGGCGACGTCCGGACTCAGCTACAGCATGGCACCGTTGGCACAGGTCGCTGACTTCGTTGCGACGTTCCGGAGTTACGCGGAGGCCATGCGGTTGGGTCTGTCGGTGGTGCACAGCGAGGGGGCGCCGGGACTGATCGAGGTGAATGTCGATCCGGCAGTCGGGCTCGATGCAGCCGACATCGCTGCACTCCTGCGTACCGCCGCGACCGAGGCCGCCCGGCGCCACGACCTTCGTGCGTGTTTCATGTCGAAACCGATCGCGCGTGAAGAGGGTTCCAGCGCGCACGTGCACTTCTCGTTCTGGAATGAGGGGGGCGACAACGCCCTGCGGGGTGCCGTTGACGATGCACACGACGAGTTCTACCGGCGCTGCGCGTCGGGCATTGTCCAACACCTGCCTGCCATGAGCGTGATCTACAACCCGACGATCAACTCCTTCAAGCGGTTGGTACCCGGCTACTTCGCTCCGGTCACTGCGGGCTGCGGCCCCGACGACAGGTCGTTTGCACTGCGCGCGCTGCTGCGTGGACCGCGATCGAGTCGGTTCGAGCTGCGACGCCCGGGTGCCGACTGCAACCCCTACCTCACGCTCGCGGCGATCGCGGCGTCGGCGTATCTGGGTCTCGTCGACACCGTGGTGCCGGCCCGCGACGAACTCGACCGGCACGACGCCCCGTTGCCGAACAGTCTGGAGTCCGCGGTCAGCGAATTTCGGCGGCGTGACTCGCGACTTGACGACGTTCTCGGCGCCCGATTCTGCCGCCATTACCTGCACACCCGCGAGTGGGAGCTGCATGCGTGGCAGGATGCGGTGAGCGAATGGGAGCGTCAGCGGTATGCCTGA
- a CDS encoding FadR/GntR family transcriptional regulator produces the protein MNSPDPRDSRAMNMPPVRSGNRVDINRYVADLVRREIRLGLLPPGSALPSERDFADKLGIGRTPVQIAFRQLQSEGLIVQRRGRNGGAFVRLTGQDEDEERFRDVIREALATRDEIRMAMEYRCIVEPSASRLASERRTAAELRELESAHALLMEAADDASFMRSDAVFHLTLANVTANPFLVRGIEESRQCCHPALVLLPEGGAFHEVTIAEHSEILDAVRAGEAELAEQTMSEHVRRSMWSVEKLLSSLRESQRE, from the coding sequence GTGAACAGCCCCGATCCTCGTGATTCGCGCGCCATGAACATGCCGCCCGTCCGCTCTGGCAATCGAGTCGACATCAACCGGTACGTGGCGGACCTGGTGCGTCGGGAGATACGACTCGGCCTGCTTCCGCCTGGCTCGGCGCTTCCATCCGAACGGGACTTCGCCGACAAGCTGGGTATCGGTCGGACCCCGGTGCAGATTGCGTTTAGGCAACTGCAATCCGAAGGGCTGATCGTGCAGCGTCGGGGCCGCAACGGCGGAGCATTCGTCCGGCTGACCGGACAGGACGAAGACGAGGAGCGATTCCGCGACGTGATCCGGGAGGCCCTGGCCACGCGGGACGAGATCCGGATGGCGATGGAGTATCGGTGCATCGTCGAACCGTCCGCGTCCCGACTCGCCAGCGAGCGGCGAACTGCCGCCGAACTGCGTGAACTCGAGTCGGCGCACGCACTACTCATGGAAGCGGCCGACGATGCGTCCTTCATGCGTAGTGATGCTGTCTTTCATCTCACCTTGGCCAATGTCACTGCGAACCCGTTCCTCGTTCGAGGTATCGAGGAATCACGGCAGTGCTGTCACCCGGCGTTGGTCCTCCTACCCGAAGGGGGAGCGTTTCACGAGGTGACCATCGCGGAGCACAGCGAGATCCTGGACGCAGTGCGAGCCGGCGAGGCGGAACTCGCCGAACAAACGATGAGTGAACACGTGCGGCGCAGTATGTGGAGTGTCGAGAAGCTGTTGTCGTCGTTGCGCGAGTCGCAACGCGAGTAG
- a CDS encoding TetR/AcrR family transcriptional regulator produces MTKAASPTISAVWDDPLAGGLRKIPLQERSRTMVQHVLDTAAELVHDVGFEAVVASPTLLLDATGVSRGSFYAFFETPERVLDELAFRQIKLSVTDLENAMRQRAGRKWTEIVDVLVDYYVEEHRIPLIRELWVRQNLTRRVRELDQLAITDLASLMHREFRLYSPQFAKLRELNCAVAIHSLERLCQFAFGEAPTGNPAIIGEARHMLTTYFADFADT; encoded by the coding sequence TTGACGAAAGCAGCGAGCCCGACGATCAGCGCGGTGTGGGACGACCCGTTGGCCGGCGGGTTGCGCAAGATCCCACTCCAGGAGCGTTCCCGGACCATGGTCCAGCATGTGCTCGACACTGCCGCCGAACTCGTCCACGATGTCGGGTTCGAAGCGGTGGTGGCGTCACCGACGCTGCTACTGGACGCAACGGGTGTGAGCCGCGGGTCATTCTATGCATTCTTCGAGACACCCGAGCGAGTCCTCGATGAGCTGGCGTTTCGGCAGATCAAGCTGTCCGTCACCGATCTCGAGAACGCGATGCGACAACGAGCAGGACGTAAGTGGACCGAGATCGTTGACGTCCTCGTCGATTACTACGTCGAGGAACACCGCATTCCGCTCATCCGCGAGCTGTGGGTGCGGCAGAACCTCACTCGTCGCGTCCGAGAGCTCGACCAGCTCGCCATCACCGACCTCGCATCGCTGATGCATCGGGAATTCCGGCTCTATTCGCCACAGTTCGCCAAGCTCCGAGAACTGAACTGCGCAGTGGCCATCCACAGCCTGGAGCGACTCTGCCAGTTCGCATTCGGCGAGGCCCCGACCGGGAACCCGGCCATCATCGGCGAGGCACGGCACATGCTCACCACCTATTTCGCTGACTTCGCGGACACGTAG